The genomic window TGCCACATCAGCGCCAGCACAACGCGTACGCCGATCGGGAACTGGGCAAAGTCGGCGGCAAGGTAATCCATCCCGGTGGCATCATTGAACTGCTGGGCTTGGGCCAGCAGTTCTTCGGGCGATGAAGGCAGCACCGGCTTGCCGTCCTCAACCAAACCGGCCTGCGCCATCAGGTCCATGTTGACGTGCCAAAGGTTGGCATGGATATCCATCGGCACGCCGTAGATTTGGCCATCGTATGTCACCGCGTTGCGGGCACGATCGCTCCAATCACTGGGATCGATACCGACGGACTGCAAATCATCGCCGATATCAGCCAGCGCCCCAAGCTCCGCGAATTCAGCAAGCCTTGATCCCTGCATCACATGGATATTGGGCGGGGTGCCGCCGGCATAGGCCGCCTTGATCTGGTCGTAATAATTGCCCCAATCAGTGGGTAAGGTATTTACCGTGACACCGTCGATCTCAGCTGAGGCTGCGTTGATAATCGATTGGATGATGCACGCCTCGCCGGTGGTGACGGTGGGGTCAGCCCCGGCATCTTCGCAGGCTCCGAAAAAGCGCGCGAGGGTGATCTCCTGCGCAAATCCGCTGGTGGCGATAGTTGCGGCGATTGCCGCTGTCAGAAGCACATGTCTCATGATTTCCTCCCTGGAATGTGCGGTTAGCCCTTGGATCCACCCGCGGTCATGGCTTGCACCACATACCGCTGGAAGAACAGGAACAGGATAACAACCGGAAGCGAGGCGACGACGCCCGAGGCCATTACACGGCCCAGCCCTTCCGATTGCGCGAAGTTCGATTGAATGGACGCGAGACCCAACGTAATGGTGAAAAACTCAGGCCGCTGGGCAGAGACGAGCGGCCAAAGATAGTCGTTCCAAGCGTAAAGAAACGTCAAAATCGCCAGCGTCATCATCGCAGGTCGCGCCAGCGGCAGCATCACATACCAGAAAATCTTGAGCCATGAAACGCCATCCAGACGCGCAGCCTCTTCGATGTCTTTGGGGATCGCTTTGAAAAACTGCATCATCAGGAACACGCCGATAGGCACAGCCATGCGCGGCAATATCAGCGCTTGGTAACTGTTGTGCCAGCCGAAATTGGCGAACATTGTATAAAGCGGGATGAACACAGCCTGTTCCGGAACCATCAGCCCGATCAGGCAGATCACCATGATCGTGCGCTTGAACGGAAACTCCATTCGCGCCAATGCGTAACCCGCAGTGGTCGAAACCAGCAGCACGCCCAATGTCATCCCGATGGCTACGATGAACGAATTGAGGAACCATCTTGGTGTCTGACCGAAAGAAAACAGGGCGGCATAGTTGTCCCATGTAAAAGGAAGTGGAATCAGGCCAAAAAACGTCGACGAGGTTGTCCGAGCCAACACTTCATTGGGTTGGAACGAAAGCGAGACCATCCAGAGCGTTGGCACCAGCCACAAAAACGCGGGGATCGAAAGGCCGAGGATGAGCCAATAGTAACTACGGTTCATTGGTCTTTCTCCCGTCCGATAACAAACTGGATGATCGAGAACGACCCCATGATGATGAACAGGAACACCGCCATCGCCGATGCACGGCCAAGTTCACTGTCACGGAAACCGGTTTGGTAAATGTAGCGGACCAGCACTTGTGTGGTGTCGTTGGGACCACCTTGGGTCATCAGATGCGGTTGTCCGAACACTTGGAAATGCAGGATGATTTGCAGGATCACCACGACCGAGATCGTCCGCGTCAGGTTTGGCAGCGTAATGAACCAGAACGCCCGCGCGCCCTTGGCATTGTCCAAGGCCGCGGCCTCGTAAATGTCTTTCGGGATGTCCTGAAGTCCCGCCAAGAACAGGACCATCGCGATGCCTAGAGACCACCAGACTGTTGCAATGACGATGGCTGCCATGGCGAATTGTTGGTCCGTGAGCCAATTGATCGGCGTACCACCAAAGGTCTCGGTGATGTTGGCGATCAGACCCTGACGGGGCGAGAACATGATCTGCCAGATCAGCGTGACTACCGTCACCGAAAGAACTTGGCTCAAGAAAAACAAGGTGCGCAGGATGCTCATGGCCCGCGTTTCGCGATTGAGTGCCGCCGCTAATAAAAGAGCGGATATTGTTACGCCCGGAACGGCAAAGCCAACAAATACCAGCGTATTGCCAACCGTGGGCCAGAACCGCCGGTCATACCAACGGCCTTCCTCGCCCGGATGAAAACCGGGGAGGAACACCAAGAGCACTGAAACGACGCCAAGGGCAATCGCATTGAAGCGGCTCAAACGGCCCATCCGGGAGAGGAAGATCGAGAGTGCGACGCCCATGAAACCAAGAGTCTGCAAAATGGGGGCGTTGAAGACGGACCATGTGATGTCCTTGCCCCACATCACCCGTTCATAATTCCGCATGCCAACGAATTCCTTGGCGTCGGGGTTGAACGCGACGGCCAGCAGGTTCCAATCGTGGAGCGATATCCAGACACCGCGAAAGAACGGATAAATCAGAAACAACGTGTAGGTGATCAGGAATGGCGCAAGCAAAAGCCAAGCGGCTTGCGTCTGCGATAGTTTTGACCGTGAAGCCATCGACCGCCTCCTCCCAAAGTGCGCTGATTCCTCTTGTGCTAATATTATTAGCAATATTTATTAGCTCGTAGCAAGGGATTTAAGAATTTGACCAAGAAACCCAATGAAAAAGGCACGTCTCGCGTCACGATGAAGGACGTCGCCCTTCACGCTGGCGTCTCACAATCAACCGTTTCGTTTGTGTTGAATGGGCTAGAGGACATGCGCATCAGCCGCGAAACCCGCAAACGGGTGAAGGACGCGGTAGACGCTTTGGGCTACCGCCCGCGTGGCGCCGGCCGCCCGCCAAAGTCCGCTGGCCTTGGTGTCATCGGCTTTATGCTGGACGAAATCGCAACCAGTCCGTTCGCGGCCATCTCAATCGAAGGCGTCCAAGAGGAGGCTTGGAAAAACGACATCATTGTCGAAGTCGTCATGACAGGGGGCGATGCTCAATATGAGGCGGAAGTTCTCAAGAAATGGGCGCAGGACGGCGTTGTCGGCGTTATCTATGGCTCGATCCTGACTCGCGAGGTCGTGCTGCCAGACGGTTTGGCACGCCACCGGGCAACACTGCTGAATTGCTATGACGCGGCAGGCAAATACGCATCCGTCGTCCCAGCCGAACGACGCGGCGGAGAAGAAGCGACAAAAGCACTCCTCGACGCCGGGCATCGCCGCATCGCGTTCATTTCAGGTGAAAGCTGGATGGAGGCCTCTGACCAGCGCATGGAAGGCTATGAGCGCGCCCTCCGTTCGGCCCGCATCCCCGTTGATCCGAGTCTCATCGCCGAAGGCAACTTCCTGCCTAGTGGGGGTCGCGAGGCCACATTGAAACTTATGGCTGGAAAGACCCGCCCTGAAGCCATCTTTTGCGCAAACGATCTTATGGCAGTCGGTTGCTACGAGGCTCTCAAGGAGCTTGGGGAGACAATTGGTGAGACCATCGCAGTCATGGGATATGACGATCAGGAGATTGCACAGCATTTGTCGCCGGGTCTCAGTACAGTCCTGCTGCCTCACCGTGAAATGGGACAATGGTGCGTGAAAGAACTGCTGAAAACCAAAGAAGAGCCCTCAATTGCACGAATGGAGTGTCCAGTGGTCCCTCGCCAATCGCACTTGCTTTGCGCGGTTCAAGTTCGCGCCGACTGACACGGTGCCCTCAACGGGTATTCGCAACAAAACGGTGCTTCGCCCGAGTCTCGATAGATTTGACGCAGTGCAGCAAAGGTGCGGTTTGGATTTAGCGTAAAGCAGCCTAGTTGAATGACCGCAATGGCGACGCGAGCAGCAACGCGGCGACAGACATGCCGCAGGCGCGAAGTAATGCTGCGTCAGCGAAATCAAAACAATGGATGGCGGGAAAGTCCCGCTTGGCTGTCGTGCAGCATCATTCCGTCAATGTCGGCTTCAGGGAAGGGCGTTCAAGCCGGAGACCATGTACGGTCTCTCGACTGCCGCCTTCGACTTTGCGGCTGCGTAGTGGCCAGCAACCTTCAAATGAAGTTGCATGACATGCTGGTCGCAGGGGCTGCCCCGAACACAAAGGGCGTCCGCCAGAACTGTCCCCTGACCAGCGGGTCATTCCTCGCGGACCAAAATTCTGGCCCCCTGCCCTTCTTCGCTTCGCTGCGCCTTCGGTGTGTTCAGGTCTTAGGCCCCTGCCCTTTGACCATCATTGCAACATCAAATGATGGAGCAAAGCAATGACTACTAACTGCATCAAATTCGAAAGCGCCGACATTAAGGCCTCCAAAGGCGTCGGTTCGATTTCCACCCTGACCTTCGACATCGACCTCACCGTCGAACCGATCGCCAGCGATAATCCCATGGCACTTTCACATCGCGTGCTTGGCCGTTCGCCTCGTGGCCGCTTGGTCGAATGCGGCGGCATCTGGAAGAAGCAGAATCGCGACACCGGCGCTGACTACTTCACGTTGTCGATCCGTGACTACGGCTTCAATGCCAATCTCGGCAAAGCCGCGAACCAGGATGATGCTGCGACTCAAGCAGTGATCCCCTTGGGGGCCAAAAGACGCCGCCTGAGCAGCGCGTTGTGGGCCGCAATTCGACCCACAACAGCCCAGAGTTTACAGCTGTAAACTCATCCGCCATTTTGCATGATGTAGCGGATCACGGTTTGTTAGACACTAAATAGGCAAAAAATCATTGACTTAAGCTCGTGAATCGCTGCTTTTAACCCCAAGTGGCGCGAAAAAAGCCATATTGAGCAAATTGGGGCAACCACATGATTCCCGTGACACCAATAGTTACCAACCGACCATCGGAGCTGGCAACCGATATTTCCGAACGCCTTACAACCGCGATCCGAGAGCATTTGCTGTCGGCCTTCGCTCCCGACAATACAAAATCTCTACGCCTATTTAGTGCACCTGAAGCCGCTGAGCTCTTGGGGGTATCTGGCCAATTCATGCGCAAAGTCCACGGTGAAGGCACCCTGCCCGAACCACAAGAGATCCGTGCGGGGCGTCGTTACTACACTGCACGGGACATCTGGGGTGCCCGTCAGATCCTCGAGCAAACTTCCCGTAAAAAGGGGCGCTACCTTCCAGGCCGGAAAGATGGGGACAAGCTGCAAGTTTGGCAGTTGATGAACTTCAAGGGCGGTTCAAGTAAGAGCACAACGACGATCCACTTGGCGCATTTTCTGGCCCTGCAAGGATACAGGGTCTTGGCTGTGGACCTTGATCCCCAAGGCTCGCTGACGTCCATGTGCGGGATCAGCCCAGAGATCGAGTTTGATGGGCTAACTGTATATGACGCCATTAGGTACGACGATCCGGTGCCTTTCGCTGAAACAATCGTGGAAACATATTTCCCAGGGCTTTCTCTCGCCCCATCCCGCCTGCTCCTGTCAGAGTTTGAAACAGAGTCTGCTGTGAACTCGAGTCCTGATCAGCCGTTCTTCACGCGGATCCGAAGTGCTCTCGCCCAAGTCGAAGACCAGTATGATATCGTCTTGATGGATAGCCCCCCACAGCTTGGTTTCCTGACTATTTCTGGCATGGCGGCCGCGACTTCTTTGATAGTGCCCCTCACGCCTTCCATGCTCGACGTTTCATCAACAGCGCAGTTCTTGGAGCTAGCAGGTGCCTATATGGGTGTCATCGAAGAGGCCGGCGCAGAGCTGCAATACGATCACTTCAAATTCTTGATAACGCGTGATGAACCGACAGACATCCCGTCGCAACAATTGACTTCGTTTATGCGCGCGCTTTTTCAGGACCGCGTCATGGGAGCAACCGCCCTCAAAAGCACCGCAATCAGCGATGCGACCATGCTCAAACAATCCATCTACGAGGTTGTGAGGTCAGAAATGACTCGCGCGAC from Octadecabacter sp. SW4 includes these protein-coding regions:
- a CDS encoding extracellular solute-binding protein; the protein is MRHVLLTAAIAATIATSGFAQEITLARFFGACEDAGADPTVTTGEACIIQSIINAASAEIDGVTVNTLPTDWGNYYDQIKAAYAGGTPPNIHVMQGSRLAEFAELGALADIGDDLQSVGIDPSDWSDRARNAVTYDGQIYGVPMDIHANLWHVNMDLMAQAGLVEDGKPVLPSSPEELLAQAQQFNDATGMDYLAADFAQFPIGVRVVLALMWQQNANIFTEDGTATINTEAGQNAVTAITQLFDADLVDPQLNYADSQQAFLNGEAGILVNGTWVVDFYTAEAAKEEVGLDNYYVADFPTLFETGATWADSHMWAIPASLKAEDPEKYQAALKVLAFINDHNIDWARTGHMAVRTSVVNSEAYNALPHRDEYTGTAAIARDTPPSERYGAIQDVLNRELQAIWLTGKTVEAALGDAEIEVQDLLDR
- a CDS encoding carbohydrate ABC transporter permease, which produces MNRSYYWLILGLSIPAFLWLVPTLWMVSLSFQPNEVLARTTSSTFFGLIPLPFTWDNYAALFSFGQTPRWFLNSFIVAIGMTLGVLLVSTTAGYALARMEFPFKRTIMVICLIGLMVPEQAVFIPLYTMFANFGWHNSYQALILPRMAVPIGVFLMMQFFKAIPKDIEEAARLDGVSWLKIFWYVMLPLARPAMMTLAILTFLYAWNDYLWPLVSAQRPEFFTITLGLASIQSNFAQSEGLGRVMASGVVASLPVVILFLFFQRYVVQAMTAGGSKG
- a CDS encoding carbohydrate ABC transporter permease; its protein translation is MRNYERVMWGKDITWSVFNAPILQTLGFMGVALSIFLSRMGRLSRFNAIALGVVSVLLVFLPGFHPGEEGRWYDRRFWPTVGNTLVFVGFAVPGVTISALLLAAALNRETRAMSILRTLFFLSQVLSVTVVTLIWQIMFSPRQGLIANITETFGGTPINWLTDQQFAMAAIVIATVWWSLGIAMVLFLAGLQDIPKDIYEAAALDNAKGARAFWFITLPNLTRTISVVVILQIILHFQVFGQPHLMTQGGPNDTTQVLVRYIYQTGFRDSELGRASAMAVFLFIIMGSFSIIQFVIGREKDQ
- the repA gene encoding plasmid partitioning protein RepA, whose protein sequence is MIPVTPIVTNRPSELATDISERLTTAIREHLLSAFAPDNTKSLRLFSAPEAAELLGVSGQFMRKVHGEGTLPEPQEIRAGRRYYTARDIWGARQILEQTSRKKGRYLPGRKDGDKLQVWQLMNFKGGSSKSTTTIHLAHFLALQGYRVLAVDLDPQGSLTSMCGISPEIEFDGLTVYDAIRYDDPVPFAETIVETYFPGLSLAPSRLLLSEFETESAVNSSPDQPFFTRIRSALAQVEDQYDIVLMDSPPQLGFLTISGMAAATSLIVPLTPSMLDVSSTAQFLELAGAYMGVIEEAGAELQYDHFKFLITRDEPTDIPSQQLTSFMRALFQDRVMGATALKSTAISDATMLKQSIYEVVRSEMTRATYDRAKNSMDAIGKEVEKMIHQSWGRS
- a CDS encoding LacI family DNA-binding transcriptional regulator, which translates into the protein MTKKPNEKGTSRVTMKDVALHAGVSQSTVSFVLNGLEDMRISRETRKRVKDAVDALGYRPRGAGRPPKSAGLGVIGFMLDEIATSPFAAISIEGVQEEAWKNDIIVEVVMTGGDAQYEAEVLKKWAQDGVVGVIYGSILTREVVLPDGLARHRATLLNCYDAAGKYASVVPAERRGGEEATKALLDAGHRRIAFISGESWMEASDQRMEGYERALRSARIPVDPSLIAEGNFLPSGGREATLKLMAGKTRPEAIFCANDLMAVGCYEALKELGETIGETIAVMGYDDQEIAQHLSPGLSTVLLPHREMGQWCVKELLKTKEEPSIARMECPVVPRQSHLLCAVQVRAD